One Bacillus sp. FJAT-45037 DNA window includes the following coding sequences:
- a CDS encoding SAM-dependent methyltransferase, giving the protein METYQGSYLGFVSSPRKEVVDDNWGGVVSKIELNADLPEDSLKGLESFSHLEIIFHMNQVKPEKVVLGARHPRNNKEWPLVGIFGQRAKARPNALGVSRCKLLEINGRELTVQALDAIDGTPVLDIKPYMSEFAPIGEVRQPEWSGELMKDYYKDLEG; this is encoded by the coding sequence ATGGAGACGTATCAAGGGAGTTATCTTGGATTTGTCAGCTCCCCAAGGAAAGAAGTGGTCGATGATAATTGGGGAGGAGTGGTTAGTAAAATCGAGTTAAATGCTGACTTACCTGAGGATTCTCTTAAAGGGTTAGAGTCTTTTTCGCATTTAGAAATTATTTTTCATATGAATCAGGTAAAGCCTGAAAAGGTTGTTCTAGGTGCTAGGCACCCTAGGAATAATAAAGAGTGGCCATTAGTTGGAATATTTGGGCAGAGAGCGAAGGCTAGACCAAATGCATTGGGCGTATCTAGATGTAAGCTTTTAGAGATAAATGGAAGAGAGCTAACAGTCCAAGCATTAGATGCCATTGACGGTACGCCTGTATTAGATATAAAGCCTTACATGAGTGAGTTTGCGCCTATAGGAGAAGTTAGGCAGCCAGAGTGGTCTGGTGAGTTAATGAAAGATTATTATAAGGATCTAGAGGGATGA
- a CDS encoding class I SAM-dependent methyltransferase, with translation MNQSAKRFDEIANNFLNSEVHKSSPSIEILKDLLGDQTDSRICDVACGAGHLGLSFDYKELISVDPSTSMLKNVAKLAESKNKKLQTVNAYAEELPFPSEAFDVVMTRLAAHHFNDIKKTIQEMNRVLKPEGHVCIIDLQGYDDELIDQFNHEIEVLHDETHVKSYSLSHWVNLLENEGFLIEETKENLSEKTGGVSVKRWCEIASSGPKAEAAIRSKLKEAPATLIESLGIEYKEIDFFIPVRTVMLVAKKR, from the coding sequence GTGAATCAAAGTGCAAAGAGATTTGATGAGATTGCTAATAATTTTCTAAATAGTGAAGTTCATAAGTCTAGCCCAAGCATTGAAATTTTAAAAGATTTATTGGGAGATCAAACGGATAGTCGTATTTGTGATGTCGCATGTGGTGCTGGGCACTTAGGTTTATCGTTTGATTATAAAGAATTAATAAGTGTAGATCCTTCAACCTCTATGTTAAAGAATGTTGCTAAGTTAGCTGAATCTAAAAATAAAAAGCTGCAGACTGTGAACGCTTATGCGGAGGAACTACCATTTCCTTCAGAGGCTTTTGATGTTGTGATGACAAGGCTGGCTGCTCATCATTTTAATGATATTAAGAAAACAATACAAGAGATGAATAGGGTGCTGAAGCCAGAGGGCCATGTTTGCATAATTGATCTTCAAGGTTATGATGACGAGTTAATAGATCAATTTAACCACGAGATAGAAGTTTTGCATGATGAGACTCATGTAAAAAGCTATTCTTTAAGTCATTGGGTGAATTTACTTGAAAATGAAGGTTTTTTAATTGAAGAGACCAAAGAAAACCTTAGTGAGAAAACTGGTGGAGTTAGTGTGAAACGATGGTGTGAGATTGCTTCATCAGGTCCAAAAGCAGAGGCAGCCATTCGAAGTAAATTAAAAGAAGCTCCTGCAACATTGATTGAAAGCTTAGGAATAGAATATAAAGAAATTGATTTTTTTATTCCTGTGCGAACAGTCATGCTTGTAGCAAAGAAGCGATGA